One window of Mauremys reevesii isolate NIE-2019 linkage group 4, ASM1616193v1, whole genome shotgun sequence genomic DNA carries:
- the LOC120403891 gene encoding bile acid receptor-like isoform X3 has translation MKQWELEQSMANTFVTVSDGYCLAEPIQYYDVLPDHINYQLQESDFQATPYSQYSTVQFPPMLQSQPSQSQYNTYSLDSQYSDGQYIISNCELNKPPCMVAHNDDDGYHGLKRPRLSHSSLRMKGQEELCVVCGDKASGYHYNALTCEGCKGFFRRSITKNAIYRCKNGGHCEMDMYMRRKCQECRLKKCKAVGMLAECLLTEVQCKSKRLRKNFKQKSSFLCSIKVEDEGVNSKHVSSTTRPGKMQERMELTPVEHQLIDHIVAAHQKYTIPLEEAKKFLQETANPEESFLRLSETAVVHVQVLVDFTKRLPGFESLANDDQIALLKGSTVEAMFLRSAQIYNQRANECQSSVSESHVRFSDHAVYCHVQDIDKNSIYSMEISHSEESPTSTTTTEAWENLM, from the exons ATGAAACAGTGGGAGCTGGAGCAGAGTATGGCAAATACCTTTGTAACTGTATCTGATGGGTACTGTCTTGCTGAACCGATTCAATATTATG ATGTTTTGCCAGACCACATCAATTATCAGCTGCAAGAGTCAGACTTTCAGGCTACTCCTTACTCCCAGTATTCAACTGTTCAGTTTCCTCCAATGTTACAGTCACAACCTTCCCAGTCACAATACAACACATACAGCCTGGATTCTCAGTACAGTGATGGGCAGTACATAATCAGTAATTGTGAATTAAACAAGCCCCCCTGCATGGTTGCCcataatgatgatgatggatatcatgGACTAAAAAGGCCAAGACTAAGTCATTCCTCCTTGCGAATGAAGGgtcaggaagagctctgtgttgtaTGTGGGGACAAAGCCTCAGGATACCACTACAATGCGCTCACTTGTGAAGGCTGTAAAG GATTCTTTCGACGTAGTATTACCAAAAATGCAATATATAGATGCAAGAATGGTGGCCACTGTGAAATGGACATGTATATGCGGAGGAAGTGTCAGGAGTGTCGCCTGAAGAAGTGTAAGGCTGTGGGAATGTTGGCAGAGT GTTTGTTGACTGAAGTCCAGTGTAAATCAAAACGACTCCGAAAGAATTTCAAGCAGAAGAGCAGTTTCCTTTGTAGCATCAAGGTGGAAGATGAGGGAGTAAACAGCAAGCATGTTTCATCCACAACTAGACCTGGAAAA ATGCAAGAGAGGATGGAACTAACTCCAGTGGAACATCAACTTATTGATCACATTGTGGCAGCCCATCAAAAATATACAATTCCCCTAGAGGAAGCAAAGAAGTTT CTGCAGGAAACTGCAAACCCTGAAGAGAGTTTTCTGCGGCTCTCAGAGACAGCAGTTGTTCATGTGCAAGTACTAGTGGATTTCACAAAGAGACTACCAG GATTTGAAAGTTTAGCCAATGATGACCAGATTGCACTGTTAAAAGGTTCAACGGTGGAAGCAATGTTTTTGCGTTCGGCACAGATATATAATCAAAGAGCTAATGAATGCCAGTCATCAGTGAGTGAAA GTCATGTAAGATTTTCTGATCATGCTGTGTATTGTCATGTTCAAGACATTGATAAAAACTCTATTTATTCCATGGAAATATCTCACAGTGAAGAGAGTCCAACTTCCACAACTACCACAG AAGCATGGGAGAACTTAATGTGA
- the LOC120403891 gene encoding bile acid receptor-like isoform X2, giving the protein MKQWELEQSMANTFVTVSDGYCLAEPIQYYDVLPDHINYQLQESDFQATPYSQYSTVQFPPMLQSQPSQSQYNTYSLDSQYSDGQYIISNCELNKPPCMVAHNDDDGYHGLKRPRLSHSSLRMKGQEELCVVCGDKASGYHYNALTCEGCKGFFRRSITKNAIYRCKNGGHCEMDMYMRRKCQECRLKKCLLTEVQCKSKRLRKNFKQKSSFLCSIKVEDEGVNSKHVSSTTRPGKMQERMELTPVEHQLIDHIVAAHQKYTIPLEEAKKFLQETANPEESFLRLSETAVVHVQVLVDFTKRLPGFESLANDDQIALLKGSTVEAMFLRSAQIYNQRANECQSSVSESHVRFSDHAVYCHVQDIDKNSIYSMEISHSEESPTSTTTTGITEEFITALFYFYRSMGELNVTETEYALLVATIVFFSDRPLLKNKQHVEKLQEPLLGILYKYSKIYHPEDPQHFARLIGRLTELRTLNHNHSEVLVTWRTKDPKLTSLLCEIWDLH; this is encoded by the exons ATGAAACAGTGGGAGCTGGAGCAGAGTATGGCAAATACCTTTGTAACTGTATCTGATGGGTACTGTCTTGCTGAACCGATTCAATATTATG ATGTTTTGCCAGACCACATCAATTATCAGCTGCAAGAGTCAGACTTTCAGGCTACTCCTTACTCCCAGTATTCAACTGTTCAGTTTCCTCCAATGTTACAGTCACAACCTTCCCAGTCACAATACAACACATACAGCCTGGATTCTCAGTACAGTGATGGGCAGTACATAATCAGTAATTGTGAATTAAACAAGCCCCCCTGCATGGTTGCCcataatgatgatgatggatatcatgGACTAAAAAGGCCAAGACTAAGTCATTCCTCCTTGCGAATGAAGGgtcaggaagagctctgtgttgtaTGTGGGGACAAAGCCTCAGGATACCACTACAATGCGCTCACTTGTGAAGGCTGTAAAG GATTCTTTCGACGTAGTATTACCAAAAATGCAATATATAGATGCAAGAATGGTGGCCACTGTGAAATGGACATGTATATGCGGAGGAAGTGTCAGGAGTGTCGCCTGAAGAAGT GTTTGTTGACTGAAGTCCAGTGTAAATCAAAACGACTCCGAAAGAATTTCAAGCAGAAGAGCAGTTTCCTTTGTAGCATCAAGGTGGAAGATGAGGGAGTAAACAGCAAGCATGTTTCATCCACAACTAGACCTGGAAAA ATGCAAGAGAGGATGGAACTAACTCCAGTGGAACATCAACTTATTGATCACATTGTGGCAGCCCATCAAAAATATACAATTCCCCTAGAGGAAGCAAAGAAGTTT CTGCAGGAAACTGCAAACCCTGAAGAGAGTTTTCTGCGGCTCTCAGAGACAGCAGTTGTTCATGTGCAAGTACTAGTGGATTTCACAAAGAGACTACCAG GATTTGAAAGTTTAGCCAATGATGACCAGATTGCACTGTTAAAAGGTTCAACGGTGGAAGCAATGTTTTTGCGTTCGGCACAGATATATAATCAAAGAGCTAATGAATGCCAGTCATCAGTGAGTGAAA GTCATGTAAGATTTTCTGATCATGCTGTGTATTGTCATGTTCAAGACATTGATAAAAACTCTATTTATTCCATGGAAATATCTCACAGTGAAGAGAGTCCAACTTCCACAACTACCACAG gtATCACTGAGGAGTTTATCACTGCGCTATTTTACTTCTACAGAAGCATGGGAGAACTTAATGTGACTGAGACGGAATATGCCCTACTTGTAGCAACTATTGTATTTTTTTCAG ATCGCCCActcctaaaaaacaaacaacatgtggaAAAACTCCAAGAACCCCTTTTAGGTATTTTGTACAAATATTCAAAAATTTATCATCCAGAAGATCCACAGCATTTTGCACGCCTGATAGGGAGGCTTACCGAACTCAGGACCCTCAATCACAACCATTCAGAAGTGCTAGTAACTTGGAGGACAAAAGACCCCAAACTGACCTCTTTACTCTGTGAAATTTGGGATTTGCACTGA
- the LOC120403891 gene encoding bile acid receptor-like isoform X1: protein MKQWELEQSMANTFVTVSDGYCLAEPIQYYDVLPDHINYQLQESDFQATPYSQYSTVQFPPMLQSQPSQSQYNTYSLDSQYSDGQYIISNCELNKPPCMVAHNDDDGYHGLKRPRLSHSSLRMKGQEELCVVCGDKASGYHYNALTCEGCKGFFRRSITKNAIYRCKNGGHCEMDMYMRRKCQECRLKKCKAVGMLAECLLTEVQCKSKRLRKNFKQKSSFLCSIKVEDEGVNSKHVSSTTRPGKMQERMELTPVEHQLIDHIVAAHQKYTIPLEEAKKFLQETANPEESFLRLSETAVVHVQVLVDFTKRLPGFESLANDDQIALLKGSTVEAMFLRSAQIYNQRANECQSSVSESHVRFSDHAVYCHVQDIDKNSIYSMEISHSEESPTSTTTTGITEEFITALFYFYRSMGELNVTETEYALLVATIVFFSDRPLLKNKQHVEKLQEPLLGILYKYSKIYHPEDPQHFARLIGRLTELRTLNHNHSEVLVTWRTKDPKLTSLLCEIWDLH from the exons ATGAAACAGTGGGAGCTGGAGCAGAGTATGGCAAATACCTTTGTAACTGTATCTGATGGGTACTGTCTTGCTGAACCGATTCAATATTATG ATGTTTTGCCAGACCACATCAATTATCAGCTGCAAGAGTCAGACTTTCAGGCTACTCCTTACTCCCAGTATTCAACTGTTCAGTTTCCTCCAATGTTACAGTCACAACCTTCCCAGTCACAATACAACACATACAGCCTGGATTCTCAGTACAGTGATGGGCAGTACATAATCAGTAATTGTGAATTAAACAAGCCCCCCTGCATGGTTGCCcataatgatgatgatggatatcatgGACTAAAAAGGCCAAGACTAAGTCATTCCTCCTTGCGAATGAAGGgtcaggaagagctctgtgttgtaTGTGGGGACAAAGCCTCAGGATACCACTACAATGCGCTCACTTGTGAAGGCTGTAAAG GATTCTTTCGACGTAGTATTACCAAAAATGCAATATATAGATGCAAGAATGGTGGCCACTGTGAAATGGACATGTATATGCGGAGGAAGTGTCAGGAGTGTCGCCTGAAGAAGTGTAAGGCTGTGGGAATGTTGGCAGAGT GTTTGTTGACTGAAGTCCAGTGTAAATCAAAACGACTCCGAAAGAATTTCAAGCAGAAGAGCAGTTTCCTTTGTAGCATCAAGGTGGAAGATGAGGGAGTAAACAGCAAGCATGTTTCATCCACAACTAGACCTGGAAAA ATGCAAGAGAGGATGGAACTAACTCCAGTGGAACATCAACTTATTGATCACATTGTGGCAGCCCATCAAAAATATACAATTCCCCTAGAGGAAGCAAAGAAGTTT CTGCAGGAAACTGCAAACCCTGAAGAGAGTTTTCTGCGGCTCTCAGAGACAGCAGTTGTTCATGTGCAAGTACTAGTGGATTTCACAAAGAGACTACCAG GATTTGAAAGTTTAGCCAATGATGACCAGATTGCACTGTTAAAAGGTTCAACGGTGGAAGCAATGTTTTTGCGTTCGGCACAGATATATAATCAAAGAGCTAATGAATGCCAGTCATCAGTGAGTGAAA GTCATGTAAGATTTTCTGATCATGCTGTGTATTGTCATGTTCAAGACATTGATAAAAACTCTATTTATTCCATGGAAATATCTCACAGTGAAGAGAGTCCAACTTCCACAACTACCACAG gtATCACTGAGGAGTTTATCACTGCGCTATTTTACTTCTACAGAAGCATGGGAGAACTTAATGTGACTGAGACGGAATATGCCCTACTTGTAGCAACTATTGTATTTTTTTCAG ATCGCCCActcctaaaaaacaaacaacatgtggaAAAACTCCAAGAACCCCTTTTAGGTATTTTGTACAAATATTCAAAAATTTATCATCCAGAAGATCCACAGCATTTTGCACGCCTGATAGGGAGGCTTACCGAACTCAGGACCCTCAATCACAACCATTCAGAAGTGCTAGTAACTTGGAGGACAAAAGACCCCAAACTGACCTCTTTACTCTGTGAAATTTGGGATTTGCACTGA